In the Schistocerca gregaria isolate iqSchGreg1 chromosome 6, iqSchGreg1.2, whole genome shotgun sequence genome, one interval contains:
- the LOC126278716 gene encoding basic proline-rich protein-like: MGQIQLTGEKAPSEDSKLQEVPAGMRRVLDGSDNIPRPPDHPMGQPASYTLLVARLPAGQLHFNDVSTSEQPEGAGASPAEQPEWTVASPAEQPEGAGASPEEQPEGAGASPEEQPQGAGASPEEQPQGAGASPEEQPQGAGASPEEQPQGAGASPEEQPQGAGASPEEQPQGAGASPEEQPQGAGASPEEQPQGAGASPEEQPQGAGASPEEQPQGAGASPEEQPQGAGASPEEQPQGAGASPEEQPQGAGASPEEQPQGAGVSPEEQPQGAGASPEEQPQGAGASPEEQPQGAGASPEEQPQGPGASPEEQPQGPGASPEEQPQGPGASPEEQPQGPGASPEEQPQGPGASPEEQPQGPGASPEEQPQGPGASPEEQPQGPGASPEEQPQGPGASPEEQPQGAGASPEEQPQGAGASPEEQPQGAGASTEEQPQGAGASPEEQPQGVGAFPEEQPQGAGASPAEQPEGAGASPEEQPQGAGASPEEQPQGAGASPEEQPQGAGASPEEQPQGAGASPEEQPQGAGASPEEQPQGAGASPEEQPQGAGASPEEQPQGAGASPEEQPQGAGASPEEQPQGAGASPEEQPQGAGASPEEQPQGAGASPEEQPQGAGASPEEQPQGPGASPEEQPQGPGASPEEQPQGPGASPEEQPQGPGASPEEQPQGPGASPEEQPQGAGASPEEQPQGAGASPEEQPQGAGASPEEQPQGAGASPEEQPQGAGASPEEQPQGAGASPEEQPQGAGASPEEQPQGAGASPEEQPQGAGASPEEQPQGAGASTEEQPQGAGASPEEQPQGVGAFPEEQPQGAGDSPAEQPEGAGASPAEQPEGAGASPAEQPEGAGASPAEQLEGAVIIQCRAPSPSDAVIIQCRAPSPSDAVIIQCRPPSPSGAVIIQCRPPSPSGAVIIQCRPPSPSGAVIIQCRPPSPSGAVIIQCRPPSPSGAVIIQCRPPSPSGAVIIQCRPPGPSGAVIIQCRPLGPSGAVERQQCQPGPGGGALGQAHRVRPGGGAFGQAHRVRP, from the exons ccgagcagcccgagggggctggtgcctccccagccgagcagccagagtggACTGTTGCCtcaccagccgagcagccagagggggctggtgcctctccagaggagcagccagagggggctggtgcctctccagaggagcagccacagggggctggtgcctctccagaggagcagccacagggggctggtgcctctccagaggagcagccacagggggctggtgcctctccagaggagcagccacagggggctggtgcctctccagaggagcagccacagggggctggtgcctctccagaggagcagccacagggggctggtgcctctccagaggagcagccacagggggctggtgcctctccagaggagcagccacagggggctggtgcctctccagaggagcagccacagggggctggtgcctctccagaggagcagccacagggggctggtgcctctccagaggagcagccacagggggctggtgcctctccagaggagcagccacagggggctggtgcctctccagaggagcagccacagggggctggtgcctctccagaggagcagccacagggggctggtgtctctccagaggagcagccacagggggctggtgcctctccagaggagcagccacagggggctggtgcctctccagaggagcagccacagggggctggtgcctctccagaggagcagccacaggggcctggtgcctctccagaggagcagccacaggggcctggtgcctctccagaggagcagccacaggggcctggtgcctctccagaggagcagccacaggggcctggtgcctctccagaggagcagccacaggggcctggtgcctctccagaggagcagccacaggggcctggtgcctctccagaggagcagccacaggggcctggtgcctctccagaggagcagccacaggggcctggtgcctctccagaggagcagccacaggggcctggtgcctctccagaggagcagccacagggggctggtgcctctccagaggagcagccacagggggctggtgcctctccagaggagcagccacagggggctggtgcctcaacagaggagcagccacagggggctggtgcctctccagaggagcagccacagggggTTGGTGCCTTTCCagaggagcagccacagggggctggtgcctctccagccgagcagccagagggggctggtgcctctccagaggagcagccacagggggctggtgcctctccagaggagcagccacagggggctggtgcctctccagaggagcagccacagggggctggtgcctctccagaggagcagccacagggggctggtgcctctccagaggagcagccacagggggctggtgcctctccagaggagcagccacagggggctggtgcctctccagaggagcagccacagggggctggtgcctctccagaggagcagccacagggggctggtgcctctccagaggagcagccacagggggctggtgcctctcctgaggagcagccacagggggctggtgcctctccagaggagcagccacagggggctggtgcctctccagaggagcagccacagggggctggtgcctctccagaggagcagccacagggggctggtgcctctccagaggagcagccacaggggcctggtgcctctccagaggagcagccacaggggcctggtgcctctccagaggagcagccacaggggcctggtgcctctccagaggagcagccacaggggcctggtgcctctccagaggagcagccacaggggcctggtgcctctccagaggagcagccacagggggctggtgcctctccagaggagcagccacagggggctggtgcctctccagaggagcagccacagggggctggtgcctctccagaggagcagccacagggggctggtgcctctccagaggagcagccacagggggctggtgcctctccagaggagcagccacagggggctggtgcctctccagaggagcagccacagggggctggtgcctctccagaggagcagccacagggggctggtgcctctccagaggagcagccacagggggctggtgcctctccagaggagcagccacagggggctggtgcctcaacagaggagcagccacagggggctggtgcctctccagaggagcagccacagggggTTGGTGCCTTTCCagaggagcagccacagggggctggtgactctccagccgagcagccagagggggctggtgcctctccagccgagcagccagagggggctggtgcctctccagccgagcagccagagggggctggtgcctctccagccgagcagctagagggggctg TCATAATACAGTGCCGTGCACCAAGCCCATCTGATGCAGTCATAATACAGTGCCGTGCACCAAGCCCATCTGATGCAGTCATAATACAGTGCCGTCCACCAAGCCCATCTGGTGCAGTCATAATACAGTGCCGTCCACCAAGCCCATCTGGTGCAGTCATAATACAGTGCCGTCCACCAAGCCCATCTGGTGCAGTCATAATACAGTGCCGTCCACCAAGCCCATCTGGTGCAGTCATAATACAGTGCCGTCCACCAAGCCCATCTGGTGCAGTCATAATACAGTGCCGTCCACCAAGCCCATCTGGTGCAGTCATAATACAGTGCCGtccgccaggcccatcaggtgcagtcataATACAGTGCCGTCCGCTAGGCCCATCAGGTGCGGTTGAAAGGCAACAATGTCAGCCAGGCCCGGGAGGCGGTGCGTTAggccaggcccatcgagtgcggccgggaggcggtgcgttcggccaggcccatcgagtgcgGCCGTGA
- the LOC126278717 gene encoding uncharacterized protein LOC126278717: MGLAERTASRLHLMGLAERTASPPHSMGLAERTASRTHSMGLAERTASRPHSMGLAERTASRPHSMGLAERTASRPHSMGLAERTASRPHSVGLAERTASRPHSVGLAERTASRPHSVGLAERTASRPHSVGLAERTASRAHSVGLAERTASRPHSVGLAERTASRPHSVGLAERTASRPHSVGLAERTASRPHSVGLAERTASRPHSVGLAERTASRPHSVGLAERTASRPHSVGLAERTASRPHSVGLAERTASRPHSVGLAERTASRPHSVGLAERTASRPHSVGLAERTASRPHSVGLAERTASRPHSVGLAERTASRPHSVGLAERTASRPHSVGLAERTASRPLSVGLAERTASRPHSVGLAERTASRPHSVGLAERTASRPHSVGLAERTASRPHSVGLAERTASRPHSVGLAERTASRPHSVGLAERTASRPHSVGLAERTASRPHSVGLAERTASRPHSVGLAERTASRPHSVGLAERTASRPHSVGLAERTASRPHSVGLAERTASRPHSVGLAERTASRPHSVGLAERTASRPHSVGLAERTASRPHSVGLAERTASRPHSVGLAERTASRPHSVGLAERTVSRPHSVGLAERTVSRPHSVGLAERTVSPPHSVGLPERTASRPHSVGLAERTVFPPHSVGLPERTASRPHSVGLA; encoded by the coding sequence atgggcctcgccgaacgcactgcctctcggctgcacttgatgggcctggccgaacgcaccgcCTCCCCGCcgcactcgatgggcctggccgaacgcaccgcctcccggacgcactcgatgggcctggccgaacgcaccgcctcccggccgcactcgatgggcctggccgaacgcaccgcCTCCCGGCCGCACTCGATGGGCCTGGCGGAACGCACCGCCTCCCGGCCGCACTCGATGGGCCTGGCGGAACGCACCGCCTCCCGGCCGCACTCGGTGGGCCTGGCGGAACGCACCGCCTCCCGGCCGCACTCGGTGGGCCTGGCGGAACGCACCGCCTCCCGGCCGCACTCGGTGGGCCTGGCGGAACGCACCGCCTCCCGGCCGCACTCGGTGGGCCTGGCGGAACGCACCGCCTCCCGGGCGCACTCGGTGGGCCTGGCGGAACGCACCGCCTCCCGGCCGCACTCGGTGGGCCTGGCGGAACGCACCGCCTCCCGGCCGCACTCGGTGGGCCTGGCGGAACGCACCGCCTCCCGGCCGCACTCGGTGGGCCTGGCGGAACGCACCGCCTCCCGGCCGCACTCGGTGGGCCTGGCGGAACGCACCGCCTCCCGGCCGCACTCGGTGGGCCTGGCGGAACGCACCGCCTCCCGGCcgcactcggtgggcctggccgaacgcaccgcctcccggccgcactcggtgggcctggccgaacgcaccgcctcccggccgcactcggtgggcctggccgaacgcaccgcctcccggccgcactcggtgggcctggctgaacgcaccgcctcccggccgcactcggtgggcctggccgaacgcaccgcctcccggccgcactcggtgggcctggccgaacgcaccgcctcccggccgcactcggtgggcctggccgaacgcaccgcctcccggccgcactcggtgggcctggccgaacgcaccgcctcccggccgcactcggtgggcctggccgaacgcaccgcctcccggccgcactcggtgggcctggccgaacgcaccgcctcccggccgctctcggtgggcctggccgaacgcaccgcctcccggccgcactcggtgggcctggccgaacgcaccgcctcccggccgcactcggtgggcctggccgaacgcaccgcctcccggccgcactcggtgggcctggccgaacgcaccgcctcccggccgcactcggtgggcctggccgaacgcaccgcctcccggccgcactcggtgggcctggccgaacgcaccgcctcccggccgcactcggtgggcctggccgaacgcaccgcctcccggccgcactcggtgggcctggccgaacgcaccgcctcccggccgcactcggtgggcctggccgaacgcaccgcctcccggccgcactcggtgggcctggccgaacgcaccgcctcccggccgcactcggtgggcctggccgaacgcaccgcctcccggccgcactcggtgggcctggccgaacgcaccgcctcccggccgcactcggtgggcctggccgaacgcaccgcctcccggccgcactcggtgggcctggccgaacgcaccgcctcccggccgcactcggtgggcctggccgaacgcaccgcctcccggccgcactcggtgggcctggccgaacgcaccgcctcccggccgcactcggtgggcctggccgaacgcaccgcctcccggccgcactcggtgggcctggccgaacgcaccgcctcccggccgcactcggtgggcctggccgaacgcacagtgtcccggccgcactcggtgggcctggccgaacgcacagtgtcccggccgcactcggtgggcctggccgaacgcacagtGTCCCCTCCTCACTCGGTGGGCCTGCCCGAACGCACCGCCTCCCGGCcgcactcggtgggcctggccgaacgcacagtGTTCCCTCCTCACTCGGTGGGCCTGCCCGAACGCACCGCCTCTCGGCcgcactcggtgggcctggccTAA
- the LOC126278718 gene encoding uncharacterized protein LOC126278718 has product MAHQVLSLGSAAGMAHQVLSLGSAAGMAHQVLSLGSAAGMAHQVLSLGSAAGKAHQVLSLGSAAGKAHQVLSLGSAAGKAHQVLSLGSAAGKAHQVLSLGSAAGKAHQVLSLGSAAGKAHQVLSLGSAAGKAHQVLSLGSAAGKAHQVLSLGSAAGKAHQVLSLGSAAGKAHQVLSLGSAAGKAHQVLSLGSAAGKAHQVLSLGSAAGKAHQVLSLGSAAGKAHQVLSLGSAAGKAHQVLSLGSAAGKAHQVLSLGSAAGKAHQVLSLGSAAGKAHQVLSLGSAAGKAHQVLSLGSAAGKAHQVLSLGSAAGKAHQVLSLGSAAGKAHQVLSLGSAAGKAHQVLSLGSAAGKAHQVLSLGSAAGKAHQVLS; this is encoded by the coding sequence atggcccatcaggtgctgtcgttaggcagtgctgccggcatggcccatcaggtgctgtcgttaggcagtgctgccggcatggcccatcaggtgctgtcgttaggcagtgctgccggcatggcccatcaggtgctgtcgttaggcagtgctgccggcaaggcccatcaggtgctgtcgttaggcagtgctgccggcaaggcccatcaggtgctgtcgttaggcagtgctgccggcaaggcccatcaggtgctgtcgttaggcagtgctgccggcaaggcccatcaggtgctgtcgttaggcagtgctgccggcaaggcccatcaggtgctgtcgttaggcagtgctgccggcaaggcccatcaggtgctgtctttaggcagtgctgccggcaaggcccatcaggtgctgtcgttaggcagtgctgccggcaaggcccatcaggtgctgtcgttaggcagtgctgccggcaaggcccatcaggtgctgtcgttaggcagtgctgccggcaaggcccatcaggtgctgtcgttaggcagtgctgccggcaaggcccatcaggtgctgtcgttaggcagtgctgccggcaaggcccatcaggtgctgtcgttaggcagtgctgccggcaaggcccatcaggtgctgtcgttaggcagtgctgccggcaaggcccatcaggtgctgtcgttaggcagtgctgccggcaaggcccatcaggtgctgtcgttaggcagtgctgccggcaaggcccatcaggtgctgtcgttaggcagtgctgccggcaaggcccatcaggtgctgtcgttaggcagtgctgccggcaaggcccatcaggtgctgtcgttaggcagtgctgccggcaaggcccatcaggtgctgtcgttaggcagtgctgccggcaaggcccatcaggtgctgtcgttaggcagtgctgccggcaaggcccatcaggtgctgtcgttaggcagtgctgccggcaaggcccatcaggtgctgtcgttaggcagtgctgccggcaaggcccatcaggtgctgtcgttaggcagtgctgccggcaaggcccatcaggtgctgtcgttaggcagtgctgccggcaaggcccatcaggtgctgtcgtga